A window of the Mobula hypostoma unplaced genomic scaffold, sMobHyp1.1 scaffold_79, whole genome shotgun sequence genome harbors these coding sequences:
- the LOC134342029 gene encoding probable G-protein coupled receptor 139 — protein MLDTFYRVRKIYFMVIAVIGVPVNLVAMVILSRGKCGLATCTTRYLVAMATADLLAIVFDVLLWRVSYYYFPGTFLDITPVCSVITVLRTAATDCSVWFTVTFTFDRFVAICCQKPKTKYCTGKTAGAILTTTVVLLCFKNVPNFFRYDPAKVIDNVPWDCIGKLSYYTDFAWKGYRMFSTVLTPLLPFVLILLFNGLTVRHILVTSRVRKGLRGQNKAENRSDPEMESRRRSVILLLTISGSFITLWSVNVTEFLYNTIAGLDQNNYSDSEYIFQHTGYMLMLLSCCTNTFIYGVTQSKFREQFIRAVKYPLTSIIQLINKQNI, from the exons ATGCTTGACACATTTTACCGTGTGAGAAAGATATATTTCATGGTCATTGCCGTTATTGGTGTTCCTG TGAATCTAGTGGCGATggtgatcctgtcccggggaaagtgcggcctCGCCACCTGcaccactcgctacctggtggccatggcaACCGCAGATCTACTAGCCATCGTCTTTGATGTCCTACTGTGGCGGGTCAGTTATTACTACTTTCCCGGGACTTTCCTAGACATCACCCCCGTGTGCAGTGTGATTACTGTCCTGAGAACGGCAGCCACTGActgttctgtctggttcaccgtcactttTACGTTTGATCGGTTTGTCGCCATCTGTTGCCAGAAGccgaaaacaaaatattgcaccgggAAAACCGCCGGCGCGATTCTGACAACAACGGTCGTTCTGCTCTGTTTTAAAAacgtgccaaatttcttcagatatgaTCCTGCGAAAGTGATCGACAATGTACCCTGGGACTGTATTGGAAAGCTGAGCTACTATACGGATTTCGCGTGGAAGGGGTATAGGATGTTTTCTACGGTTCTAACGCCATTACTCCCGTTCGTGTTAATACTCCTGTTCAACGGTCTGACAGTCAGGCACATTTTAGTGACCAGTCGCGTCCGGAAGGGGCTGAGGGGTCAGAACAAGGCGGAGAACcgcagtgacccggagatggagagcaggaggaggtctgtgaTCTTACTTCTCACAATCTCCGGAAGCTTCATCACCCTGTGGTCGGTGAATGTTACCGAATTCCTCTATAACACCATTGCCGGATTGGATCAGAATAATTACAGCGATTCGGAATACATATTTCAACACACCGGATACATGCTGATGCTGTTAAGTTGCTGCACAAACACGTTTATTTATGGGGTAACTCAGTCCAAGTTCAGAGAGCAGTTCATCCGCGCAGTGAAATATCCGCTCACGTCAATTATTCAACTAATTAATAAACAGAATATCTAA